CCGTTTCTTCTATGTCAACCCGCTCGCCGCGGACGGCGCACGGCCGTTCAACCATGGGCACGCCGGTCGCGCTCCGTGGTTCGGCACCGCTTGCTGCCCGACGAACCTCGCGCGCCTCATTCCGCAAGTACCGGGGATGATTTTCGCTAGCGACGACTCGGGGCTCTATCTCGGCCTCTACGCCGCAAGCCGCACGAAACTCTCACTTGCCGGCACGCCCACGGAGGTAGTCGAAACGACGAAGTATCCGTACGATGGCCGCGTCGAAGTCACGCTGCGGCCCGAGCGGCCGACGAAGTTCGCCGTGCGATTGCGCGTGCCAACATGGACGGCCGATCGTTTCGTTCCAGGAGAGCTGTACCACTACGCAAACTCAAACGAATCCGCCCCGCCGATAAGTGTCAAAGTGAACGGCGCGGAGGTGAAGTTTCAAACGACAAAGGGCTTTGCCATCGTCGAGCGCGAGTGGCAGGCCGACGACCGCATCGAGTTGCTGCTACCGATGCCGGTGCGTGCGAGTCGCTGTCGGAACGAAGTCGCCGCCGACCGCGGCCGCATTGCGGTGACGCGGGGGCCGCTCGTCTACTGCGCCGAGTCGCCTGACAACCAGGGGCACGTCTTTAATTACCTCGTCAGCGCTGAAAACGTCGCGGACAGCGCAAACGAGAAGTTCGTTTCGATCGCCGGCGCCGAAGTTCTTAGCCTTTCGGTTGATGCGATACGTTCCACCAAGGCGGAGTCGCTGGAAGCCGCGCGGCTCACGCTCATCCCTTACTTTGCGTGGGACAATCGCGGGACCGCCTCGATGGAGGTATGGATCCCCGCCAACGAGGCGACGCTTCGCGCGAACGAAATCAAGGTGAGCGACAACGCCGAGCAATTTAAGTCGGCCCACGCCAGTCACACGTTCGATCAAGATCGCGAAGCGGCGATTATCGACGGCCGACTGCCGAAGAATTCATTCGACACGACCATTCCCCGTTGGACGAGTTGGCCCGAGCGAGGCAAGCCGCAAACCGTGGAGCTTGAGCTAGCCAAGCCGACCGACATTCGCACCGTCGAAGTCTACTGGTACGACGACCGCGGCGGCGTTCAGGCGCCGGAGAGTTGGATGATGGAGACCTACGCCGACGGGCAGTGGGCGCCGTTTGCTCTCTACAACACCGATGCCTATGGCGTGGCAACCGATCAGTTCAACGTCGTTCATCCTGCCGCGCCGCTTACAGCGGAGCGGCTGCGGCTGAACATCCAGCCACGGCCCGATGCGGCGGCGGGAATCTTGGAAGTGGTCGTCACGCCGGAGAACTGATCCGTAGCGCTGCCGCCCGCGATACGAATCACTTCGCGAGCGGAAATTCAAATCGATTCTCACCGTCTACCGTCACCTTGGCGCTTAGCTCGCTGGCGTCGGTCGTCGCATATTTCGGAGGCAAAACATTCTTGGGAGGGATATTTGGCGCTGACTGCTCCGGCGTCGCTTGCAGTTTAGTAATAGCGACTTTGTAGTCGCCAGGCGGAAGACCTAGCTTCGCGGTCTTTCCCATGTCGAGATTGATTTTCATCTCAAACGTTCCGTCGGGCCGAGTTATTGTCTGAGCACCGGAAATACCTGCGTCAGGCGACGTTGGCGTAAATTGTACGATCGCTCCATCGACGGGAGCGCCGGCGAGCGTGACCACGCCGGTGACAGGATACGTCTCGGGGCCAGCGGATTTTGCACCGCACCCAATCGTAGGGAGTGTGATCAGCAACAGTGACAGTAGCGTCCAGACGGCGTCTCGCATCGCTTCTCCCAAGCCGCTTGGCTTCCCGTTGATACGTCCGTTCGGCGTACAGATCAGAACGATTCTGTAACGTTTTCGCTATCAGAACGAGCGCCGAGCCGTTGGTAATTCGTATAGTCGATCGATTCGCTCAGAAAATGAGTCGACCCGTCGCAGAACACGAAGTTCGCCCCGCCGGCATGACGCGACTTGAACCCGTGAGCAGTGCTGAAGTCCTTATCCCACCGACGGCAAATCTCCGTCCTGCCCACGATCTCTGGATCAGTTTCGAAGTTGATCGGCCCGGTCGTCGCAAACCACATTCCCTCTGAGAGCGTCCAACCGTGAACCCAGTTGAAACCCGACGTCGATGGGCGAATCTCGCCCATCATGATCGTATTGGAAGTTCCATCTTCGATTTCTCGAATTGACGCCGCCCAGGCACTGCGGCCGAAGACGCCGCTGATCGTCGCGGGGTCCGGACAGTCTCCACGCGGATTGCCTGTTTGACCGCAAGCATTGGGAAGAGAGGTGGTGTTGAACCAATCGTCGCCGGGATAGATAGGGCTCATTCCGTAGACGCTTCCCGAGTAACCGACAAGGGTCTTAATATTGCACCCTTGCCACCCCATCAACTGAGCTCCCATCGAACCGCAGTAATTTGTGGTTGCGACGGGGCCCGGGCGATTATCAGCAAGGTAGAGCCAATCGTTCTCAAGGCCCGTGCCTCGATCAGGCAAAACGACGCCTGTCTTGTCATCGCTCGGGCAAGTAAGAATTGCGAGCGGCAGTTGCCTCAGAGGCACTCCCTGCACCAATTGATCTCCCGGAACGTTCGCCGCCTTGGGGCTCAAGTCGATTTGACCGTACAAGCCAGTTGCTTCTACGTACGGCGTCACCATCACGAGATGGGATGCCAAATCACGCCGGCCGGCCGTGCCGTTCTTATTCCACACGTATTGTTCGTTCTGAGCAAACCGCTTTTTCGCCGACTCATGGTTCAACATCCCCAAGCCCAACTGCTTGAGGTTGTTCGTGCACTGGCTTCGCCGCGCCGCTTCACGCGCGGCCTGGACCGCGGGGAGCAGGAGTGCGACGAGCACGCCGATAATGGCGATGACGACGAGTAGTTCAACGAGCGTGAACGCCCGCGACCGCTGCTTCTCGCGTCCAACGCGTGAAATCAACGCAACACTAGCGGATGAACAATACGGAAACGCGACCATCGCTTGCACTCCAACTGAGGGGTGATTTGCAAACCGAGGCCGCTTGCATCACTGCAAGCGATGATTCGAAGAGAGTTGAGCGATCATTCGCTCGTATGAACAGACGCCGAGAAGACGCTCTTCATTATAACGAAACCATTGCTATCGCCAAAGGTTTCGCATTGTCGATCCGTCGCGAAACAATTCCTTTTAGTACGCTATTAATCGAGAAGCGCTATCGTGCGAGCCCTGCATTGCGAGCAAATGCGGTCACCCACCTTGCGATATCAGACAGAGGTCGCGCCTGCCGCCCCAATCTGGCATGGACAGTTCGCCGTATTCAAGCTGCTCCACAGTGCAGATGCAGCGAAAGATGCTCTGGCCGCGGGCGGTTCCGTCTAATCCGGAATTTTGCCGAATCTTGGAATATTCAATGTAAGAGGAGGGCAAGCAGTTGCACATGCTCACGCAACTGCCTACGACGCGGCCGCCTCAACGGAGCGGCGTTCGACCGACGCCTGCCCCGAGGGGTAGGCCACCAATACCCGGCATGGCGCCGTTTGGATGACACGGAGCGTGACGCCGCGGCTGAGGCGCCACGGACGGGGGCGATCGCTGGCGCCGAGCACAATGACGTCGATTTCTTGCTCCAGAGCGTAGGCGGCAATCTCCGCCGCGACTTCTCCCGACCGCCAAGCGAATGACGCCTGCAGTTTGCCGCTCCAGGCGTCGGGAATCATCCGCTTCATTTGGCGGATGGCGGAGCCTTCGAGCCGGCGAAGTTGCAATTCCTGATCTTCGTGTGAAGCGGCCGGTCCCGCCGGCGTCCGCAGCACGGAGTGGAGAAGGCCGATCGCGTCGAGCCCTGTTCGTTCGGGGACGACCAGCGGCGTCCTCGGCGAAACATGCAGGAATGTTACGTCGGCGCCCCACTGAGTCGCCAGTTCGATGGCCGTCAATCGCGACCGATGCGAGTCATCGTCGAAATTGACCGGCGCCAAAACCTTGAGCGGCCTCGGTCTGCTGGCTTCGTCACTCCCGGCAGAATTCCAGTCGACGATCTCGTGCGAGCGGGGCATAGAAACGCTTCCTAGGAGCAGCCTCGACTCGTCAGGCATCGTCGATGGGCGCGGCAAAAACCAATGGAGAGGAGCGGCCAGTCGTTTAGCCGCTCCTCTCTTCTAAACTTCTAGCGACCGGCGGAAGCCAATTGGTGACCGACCCCCTGGCTGTCGGCATCGAACTTACGGCGGCCGTTCTTCATCGAGACGACCGCGTCGGCAGCGTCCTCTTCTGACGATCCGTCGTCGGCATGCTCCAGCGCCATCACGTTGCGCTGGATCTTGTCGCCAATATCTCCCAGCGGGAGATGGCTCAGGCGACGCACCGAGAATGGATTCTCAAGCTCAATGCCGATCTGGTCGAGCGACAGTAACGGGAATGCGACCAACATCGTAAGAAACGGAGTCAGCATCCCGGACTTGTCGACGATCGCCAGCGGCAACATCGCGAGATACAAGAAAATGAAGTGGCGGACCTTGATCGACATCACTTTCGCCAGCGGCGTGGCAAGAATCCGTTCGCAGGCGCCAATGTGGTCAATCAACTGCGCCCGTTGGTCGTCGGCGCGCATGAAGGCAAAGCCGTCCATCGCTTCGCTCTTGCGGGCGGACTGCAACATCTGCGCAACCTGGAGCGAGCAGTAGAGGGGAGCGTGATCCGCCCGCTCCAGCTGTTCGATCTCTTCCGGGGTCATCAGATCGTCGATATCCGAGAAGTCAGTTTCGCCGCGCAACGTGTGGCGCGCCAGATGAGGGAACACGGCGGTCCAGCGGAGGAACCGATTACGCCAGGCCGCATCGTCGGGCCCGTAGGCGATGCCGACGACGCCAAGGTTCCGCGATTGATTGACGATGCCGCCCCACAACTTGCGACCTTCGTACCAACGGTCGTAGCCGGAGTTGGTGCGCAACACGAGCACGAGCGCCAGAATGGCGCCAATGATTTCGTACGGCGCGACGCCAAGCCCGGTCCGGACATGGGTGTAAGTGGCTACCCACCACACGAGGGCGCCATACAACCCGAAGACCGCCACTCGCTTCAGAATGAACGGCGTGACCGAGCCGCTGAGAGCTACGACCTCACGCCAAAAATCTCTCCGCTCCATATATCTATCCGCCCGTTGCCTGGTTCAGTTTTGTTGAGCCCGACCAGCTGCATCATGAAGCGACGCTGAGCGGGCCGGGGTGGGTTTAGAACGCAACGCAGCAATCGTGCCGATTTGCGAAGGGCTAGCGGCGCCCGCAAAACCTGCGATCTAGGCTTCGCAAATTGCCGAAAAGCCTCGGATGCCTGGGGATCCGCCGCTGTGAACCGCAGCGTGTGAGCATTCAGATCGCCAGAATCTGTACATCGCTTCGAGGGCCTGTACAGATTCTGGTCGCGCCTCGGGGGCGCGGAATCAGCTCAATCGCGGGCCGTTTCAGGACGCGAAGGTACGCTTCCGCCAATTTCGAGCTCACTGAGCCGGTTGCGGAGCGTCGTCCGCGAGATGCCCAGCACCTGGGCCGCCTGCACCTGATTGCCGTCGACGTGGGCCAGCACTTGGTCAAGCAAAATGCGGTCGACCGCGCTGTGGATGTCGCGGTAGAGATTGCGATCGGTCCGCGCGAGTTGGTCTCGCACCATCGAGGCGATTGCGGCGACGCCGTCGGCGGGGCCGGCAGTCGACCCCGTTTCGTCATGGTCGCCGCGCACGATCGGCGGCAGCGAACCGGAAGTGATCGCATCGCCGACGGCATGGAGTAGGGCGTACTTCACGACCGCCTGCAATTCGCGAACGTTGCCGTACCAGCGGTACATCTCCAGCCGCCGCATCGCTTCGGGCGAGACGACGCGGACTTGCCTTCCCAGTTCGCGGTTAAAGATAGAGACGAAATGGGAGACGAGCGGTTCAAGATCTTCCAGCCGTTCGCGTAGCGGAGGAACGTCGATGACGAACCCGCGGAGCCGGTAGTAGAGGTCTTCGCGGAACGTTCCTTCGGCGACCATCGCCTCGAGGTTGCGATTAGTGGCGGCGATAATGCGAACGTTGGCGCGGAGCGTTTCGTTGCTGCCGACGCGCTGAAAGCTGCCGTCCTGCAGCAGACGCAGAACCTTCGCCTGCATGACGCCCGACATGTCGCCGATCTCGTCGAGAAACAGCGTGCCGCCGTCGACTTGCTCGAACTTGCCGATGCGGAGGCGATCGGCCCCGGTGAACGAGCCCTTCTCGTGGCCAAACAGCTCGCTTTCGAGAATCGTCTCGGAGATGGCGGCGCAGTTGATCGCGAGAAACGGGCCGGCCGCGCGGGCGCTGTGCGCGCAAATTGCCTCGGCGATCAGTTCCTTGCCGCAGCCGCTTTCGCCTTGAATGAGTACGGTGATGTCTTGCTGCGCAACGCGGCCGATCGCTTTGAAGACTTCTTGGATGGCGGGGGAGTGGCCGACGATCCGCTGCTGCGAACGGGGCTCCTCGTTGGCGAGAATCGTCGATTCATCATTCGTGCGACTGATCTCGAGCGCACGTTCCACATGCTCGCGGAGCTTGTCGAGTTCGATCGGCTTGAGCAGATACTCGTACGCCCCGCGTTTCATCGCCTCGACGGCGGTTTCCATGCTCGAATACGCCGTGATGATGATCACGGGGATGCGGGGATCGATGGCATGGATCTCAGTGAAAACGTCGAGCCCCGAGGCGTCGGGGAGACGAACATCGAGGATGACCGCATGGGGCTGCTCGGAGCGAACGAGTTCGATCCCCTGAGCGGCCGTGCCTGCATTGAGCACTTCAAGCGAGTCGTGCCGAAGCGCTTTGGTCATCGAGTAGAGAAGGTTCGGCTCGTCGTCGATGATGAGAAGTTTCTGAATCATGGGGCCTCTGCAGCGTCTCCGGTCGCACTCACGATTTTACATTCTCATTCGGCAGCGGAAGCTCGATCACCAAGACCGCGCCGCTATAGTCGCCGCGACCGAGGGCCAGTTCGCCGCCGTGCGAGCGGACAATTCGTTGGCTGACGGCAAGCCCCAATCCCATGCCGGTCTCTTTCGTGCTGTAGAAGGGCTCGAAAATCCTGGTCGCTTCGCGGGGGCCGATGCCAGCTCCGTCGTCAGCGACCTTGATACGACAGGCGGGGCGTGTGCCGTCGGCGGTCGACTCGATGGTAATCCAAATGTTGCCCCCGTTCGGCGCTGCGTGGATCGCGTTGATCAACAGATTGAGCACCACCTGTCGAATCCGCGTCGCGTCGATCTCAAGCATCACCGGCTCCGCCGGCAGGTTGCAATGGAGCGATACGTCGCGTGCATCGGCCTGCCGATGAACGAAGTCGACGGTGCTTTCGACGATACCGCGGACGTCGACGATCGCCCGCTGAAGCGGCGTCGGACGGGCGAAGTCGAGAAACTCGGTCAGTAACTGCTCCAGTCGGCGGATCTCATCGTCGAGAATCTGCAGGTCGCGGCCGTCGAGACGCCCCGCGTCTTGCTGCTGTCGAGCCGTTTGGACTAGCATCTTCATCGCCATGAGCGGATTGCGAATCTCGTGCGCCAGGCCGGCCGCAAGTTGGCCGAGACTCGCCAGCTGATCGGCGCGAACGATCTCGCGATGCCGGGCATGGAGTTGCTCGACGACTTCAGTCACTTCCGTGGAGACGCGTTGCAGGGCAGGGCCGAGGTCGTCGAGGTCCAGCTTGGTGGAAACGACGACGTCGCCAGCCACTTCGCTTAGTTTGCCCGCGACGTTCTGCATGGGGATGCGGAGTTCGACGAGCGATTTGTGGATCGTTCGTGCGATGGCGTAGCCGGCGGCAAGCGCGGCTAGGGAACCGAAGACGCCTAAGAACAGCAGCATCCGAGCGAGCTTCTGCGATTGATTCGCCGCCTCCTGACGATTGGCTTCGAGAAGGGCTTCGTCGGCGCTCAGATACTCGCGAGCCGGGGGCAACACGTGCTCGGCGAGAATTGCTTCAGCCTGTTCCGCGAGCGCAATTTTTTCATCGTCCAGGCTCGGCGTCTTCGCCAACAGGTCCATATGCCGATAGAACATCCCGAGCCCGTCGTGGACCTGCAGAATCAACTGCTCTTCCTTGCGTGTGTGGGCCGCGGCTTCGGCACGGTGGAGCCAGACATCAATGTCGGCACGTTCCGTCTTGAAGGCTTTCAGGTCGGTGAACTTGGTTTGTTCAAGTTCCGTCAGATTGTTTCGCCAGAGGTACAGGTCGAGTTGGTGGCGGAGCTCCTGAATGTGAAGTTCCAATTCCACCGCAGCGCGAATGCTCGCGACGTTCTGCGAAAGTATTTCCTCCGAGCGATTCTGCAGTTGCTTCACATGCCACGCACCATAGCTTGCTAGGACCAATAGCAACAAGCTGACGACGATGATCAGAACGTTGATCCGATCAGCGGTGCGAATTCGTTGGCCAAGTTTGTATGTGAAGGGGTTCATCAGCAATCCTCCACACTAGGTCAACGAATAGTCCGCAGCGCTGCTCAACTTCGGCAGAACGCTAATTCTTCCGCTTCCCGGCTGCTGCCTTACCAGGTACGCGCGGATCGTGGACGCCGATGAACTGCCCCTTCTCGTCAATCTCGATCGCCTGCGCGACAGCGCCGGAATCGATCAGATCAATTTTGTGTCCGCGCTTCTCAAGCTCTTTGACGATCTCGTCGGGCATCTTCTTTTCGACCGTCAGCACATCGGGCATCCACTGCTGGTGGATACGCGGCGAGCCGACGGCATCGGCGAGCGACTGGTCGAAATCGAGCCGCCGTAAAATCGCCAGCAGCACGGAGGTAATGATCTTCGGCCCGCCCGCGGCGCCGACGGTCATCACCGGCTTGCCGTCTTTGAGCACAATCGTCGGAGTCATGCTCGAGAGAGGCCGCTTGCCCGGAGCCACCGCGTTGTTCTCCGCGCCGATCAACCCGAAAGCATTCGGTTTACCCGGCTGCGCGGAGAAATCATCCATCTCGTTATTCAGCACGATGCCCGTGCCGGGAACGATCACCTTCGAGCCGAAGGTGGTGTTCACGGTCGCCGTGATCGCCACCCAATTGCCATCGCTGTCAGCGGCAGTGATGTGCGTGGTGTGCTTCTTGCCGAAGACGTCTTCAGCCGCGGCGGGCGGCTCGCCGTGGCTCGGAACCGCCGTGGCTTTCTTCGGGTCAATCCGCTCGGCCAGCGCGACGGCATACCCCTTGTCGATCAGCCCGCGCGGCACGCCGACTTCATCGGGGTCGCCCAACCAGTAGGCGCGGTCGGCGAACGCGAGTTTCATCGCCTCGGCGATCAGATGAATCGCTTGGGCTGGGTTGTCCTTGTATTCCTTCTTCAGATCGAACGTTTCCAGCATGTTCAGCATCTGGGCGACGTGCACGCCCCCCGAACTCGGCGGCGGAAAACCGACGATTGTCCAGTCGCGGTAGGTCGTCTTGAGCGGCTCGCGTTCGACTGGCTGATAACTAGCGAAGTCAGCTGCAGTGATAATCCCGCCGTTGTCGGTCATCCACCGGGCCACTTTTTCCGCATATGGGCCACGATAGAACCAATCGGTTCCTCCCTCGGCCATCGCTCGGTAGGAGCGAGCGAGATCTGGCTGCTTGAGGACGTCTCCTTCTTCGTAGGCGCCGCCATCGGCTTGCAGCAACGCTCCACGGCTGCCGGCGAACTTGTCGAGCGTTTTGGCCGAGGCGCTGAGCTTGCCGGCGTAGATTCGATCAATCGGGAATCCGTCTTCCGCAATCTTCGCGGCAGGCAGCAGTAATTCTTTGATCGGCAACTTGCCATATTTCGACACGGCTAAATCGTAAGCAGCGAAGGCTCCCGGAATGCCAATCGCGAGCGGCCCCGTCTGGCTTAGTTCAGGCACTGCCTCGCCATCGCGGAGGAACATGTCGCGCGTGGCAGCGGCTGGCGCCTCTTCACGACCGTCGATGGCGACGAGCGTGCCGTCCGCCAGATGGATCAAGATGAAGCAGCCGCCGCCGAGGCCCGAGTTATGGTTATCGACGACGCCCAGAGTCACGGCAGTGGCAACTGCGGCGTCGATGGCGTTCCCGCCGGCCTCGAACGCCGCCACTCCCGCTTCGGTCGCCAGCGGCTGCACCGAAGCGACCATGCAAACCGCCGTCTTTTCCGAGGCGGCCGCTGATGCGGCAGCCTTCTTCTCCTTCGGCGGAGCAGCCGACTGCGCACAACCGCAGACGAGCAGCAGGGAGGGAAGAATCAAGGCGATCCGCACAAGAGGCGACGTGGCTGCGAGTTTCATCACGGTTTAGAATGATCCTGGGGGCGACGAAGACAGGTGCTGGATTGTAGGCGATACGAGCCAAGGCTGAAAATGACGCGAATCATCCTAACGTGCGGATTGCTGATGCTCTGGTCGCCTGGCCTCGCGCCGCTACAAGCGGCGCAACCCGCAAAACCGGGCGACGACGTCGTGGCAGCAGCACGAGAGATTCCCGACGGCGGGACCTACGTTTGGGCCGGCGAAAGCGGCGTTCCGCACGACATTCGCCACGACGGCGCGCTGATTCTCAAAGCCCAAAAGAAAGGGACGTTCTGCAGCGGCTTTACCTTCACGGTCGCTATGGAGGCCGCCCGCGACCGCGGATTACTCCGCGGAAAGAGCGCCGACGCCGTACGACAATTCCAACAGGAGTGGTATGGCTCGAGCGAAGAAGCGGCTGAACGCCAGTGCGCTCTGGCTGTCGAGCGGCTGGGCATCGGCCACGAAGTGAAGTCGCTGGACGAAGTCCAGCCGGGCGATTTCGTCCAAATTTGGCGGACGAACAAGACAGGCCACAGCGTGCTCTTTCTGGAATGGGTGCGCGAAGGGGGCGAAGCGGTGGGCATCAAGTACCGCAGTTCGCAGAAGTCGACCGACGGCGTCGGCGACCGCGTCGAGTACTTCGCCGACGCCCAAGGGCACGACGGCAAGGTCGATCGCCGGCGGATCTACATCGCCCGTCTCGACCCGAAGCTCGAGTAGCCGACGGGCGAGTTGCACTTCACCGCAGCGGGCTGAAAATGCGCATGTCGCCCAAAAGGCTGCGCAGAAGCGAGCAATTACTCGCGTTCTTTTGTTTCGAAAATGGCCGCGGCGATTACAATGCGCAGTGGGTCGTTGCGCAGCCGTGCGGCGATCCCTTCTCGTTTCGGAACAGACAGAGGAAGGCACGACGGCATGGCTCGTTCGTTTAATCTATTGAGTTTTGCTGCGCGCGGTCATCGTCGGAAACCGCCGACAACGGCCGCCAACCACAGCTTTCGCTTCGAAGCGCTTGAGCCGCGAATCGCTCTTGCCGCGGACGGTCTCGTGCCGGTCGGTTACCAACCAACAGGGCCGCTGACGGGCAAGATCGTCTACACGTCGGGCGGCCACGGCATCGAGTACGAGGGCGGGTCGACCAACAACGGCTGGCTCTCCGACCGGCCAGACTACAACGAGATCGTTGAAGACTTCGGCAATCAGGACCAACTCACCTATTTTGCCGACTACCTGCTCCGCGCTGGAGCGACGGTTGTGCCGATGCGACCGGTGGGGCATCAACTAAACGAAGTGGTGCTTGATAACGACTTGCCTGCGGTGACCTACACCGGGACGTGGTCGAATAGCAGCAGTACTAGGTACTACGACGAAGACTATGGTGCAACGGCCGATACGGTTCCGTACCGTTATGCGAGCACCGCCGTCGGCGCTGAAACCGCCGTCGCTACCTATACCCCGAACATCCCCGAAGAGGGTTTCTATCCGGTTTACACGTGGGTTCTCGCGGGAACGGATCGGACGTCGCAACTCTATAAAATCAATCATACGGGCGGGCAAACGCAGATCCGCGTCGACCACAGCAAAGTTGGCAGCGGCTGGGTCTATTTGGGAACATACCACTTCGATGCAGGCAGTTCCGCCAGCATGGGCTCGGTCCAAATCAGCAACGAGGGTGCGGCCGGGAAGGTCGTCATCGCTGACGCCATTCGATTCGGCAACGGCATGGGCGACCTCCGCGAGGGCGCCGGCGGGTTCGGAACAGGAACCGTTTCGGGCTACCCGCGCGAGGACGAAAGCTCGTATTTTTGGCTCTACCGCAGCATGGGCATGGGGATCACTCCCTCGTCAGTGTTAGGAACGGGCAATGTCTCGGCGCCATCAAACATGGCGCAGTACATGAACCAGAACTCCAACCCGTTCGGAACCAGCGTTTACATCAGCTTCCATTCCAACGGCACGACGGGCGATCCGGCGACGGCGACCGCCCGCGGCGCCATGGGGCTCTACGATTCCAGCGCCGCGACCCCGCACCAGACTGACTTGGCGCTCTTCACCGGCCGACAAATTAACCAGGATCTGCAGGCGCTCAACGGCGTCTTCGAAAACAACTGGAGCAATCGAACCACCCACTCTAGTTCGGGCGACTTCGGCGAGATCGATCTCGGCCTCTCCGCCGAGATGGACGCCACCATCATTGAGGTTGGCTTCCACGACAACACGTTGGACTCGCAGATGCTCCGCGACCAGAAGGTTCGCGATCAAATCGGCCGCTCCACGTACGAAGCCGTTCTCGAATACTTCGACGCCTGGGGGGGATTGAATGCTCCCACCACGGTGGCCTCGGCGCCGAAGATTGCGTCCGCCGTTAGCAACTCGGCGGGCGAGGTGACGCTCACTTGGTCTGCCGGGCCCTCTGGAGGAGTATATGGCGCAGCGGCCACAGGCTACCGCATTTACGCCTCGGTCGATGGCTACGGCTTCGATGGCGGCACGCTCGTTTCAGGCGCCGGCACGACGACCGCAACGCTGGCCGGGTACGATCCGACCATTCCGTACTTCTTTAAGATTGTCGCCGTCAACGCCGGCGGCGAATCAAAGGCATCAGAAGTCCTGAACGTTCTGCCCAGCGGCGGGCCAAAGCAAATTCTCGTGGTCAGTGGTTTCGATCGTTTCGATCGCACGCAGAACGCCCGCTACCCGTACTACTCGCCGGCCGGAAACTTGGTCGATCGCGTTTGGGCCCGTTACAACAATAGCTTCGACTACACCGTGCAAGTCGCCGAAGCGATTCAAGCCTCGACGAGCGGCGTGCACGTCGCGAGCGCTAGCAACGAAGCGATCATCAGCGGCGCCGTCAATTTGGCCGACTACGACGCC
This sequence is a window from Lacipirellula parvula. Protein-coding genes within it:
- a CDS encoding sensor histidine kinase, whose amino-acid sequence is MNPFTYKLGQRIRTADRINVLIIVVSLLLLVLASYGAWHVKQLQNRSEEILSQNVASIRAAVELELHIQELRHQLDLYLWRNNLTELEQTKFTDLKAFKTERADIDVWLHRAEAAAHTRKEEQLILQVHDGLGMFYRHMDLLAKTPSLDDEKIALAEQAEAILAEHVLPPAREYLSADEALLEANRQEAANQSQKLARMLLFLGVFGSLAALAAGYAIARTIHKSLVELRIPMQNVAGKLSEVAGDVVVSTKLDLDDLGPALQRVSTEVTEVVEQLHARHREIVRADQLASLGQLAAGLAHEIRNPLMAMKMLVQTARQQQDAGRLDGRDLQILDDEIRRLEQLLTEFLDFARPTPLQRAIVDVRGIVESTVDFVHRQADARDVSLHCNLPAEPVMLEIDATRIRQVVLNLLINAIHAAPNGGNIWITIESTADGTRPACRIKVADDGAGIGPREATRIFEPFYSTKETGMGLGLAVSQRIVRSHGGELALGRGDYSGAVLVIELPLPNENVKS
- the ggt gene encoding gamma-glutamyltransferase, with protein sequence MKLAATSPLVRIALILPSLLLVCGCAQSAAPPKEKKAAASAAASEKTAVCMVASVQPLATEAGVAAFEAGGNAIDAAVATAVTLGVVDNHNSGLGGGCFILIHLADGTLVAIDGREEAPAAATRDMFLRDGEAVPELSQTGPLAIGIPGAFAAYDLAVSKYGKLPIKELLLPAAKIAEDGFPIDRIYAGKLSASAKTLDKFAGSRGALLQADGGAYEEGDVLKQPDLARSYRAMAEGGTDWFYRGPYAEKVARWMTDNGGIITAADFASYQPVEREPLKTTYRDWTIVGFPPPSSGGVHVAQMLNMLETFDLKKEYKDNPAQAIHLIAEAMKLAFADRAYWLGDPDEVGVPRGLIDKGYAVALAERIDPKKATAVPSHGEPPAAAEDVFGKKHTTHITAADSDGNWVAITATVNTTFGSKVIVPGTGIVLNNEMDDFSAQPGKPNAFGLIGAENNAVAPGKRPLSSMTPTIVLKDGKPVMTVGAAGGPKIITSVLLAILRRLDFDQSLADAVGSPRIHQQWMPDVLTVEKKMPDEIVKELEKRGHKIDLIDSGAVAQAIEIDEKGQFIGVHDPRVPGKAAAGKRKN
- a CDS encoding N-acetylmuramoyl-L-alanine amidase, whose amino-acid sequence is MARSFNLLSFAARGHRRKPPTTAANHSFRFEALEPRIALAADGLVPVGYQPTGPLTGKIVYTSGGHGIEYEGGSTNNGWLSDRPDYNEIVEDFGNQDQLTYFADYLLRAGATVVPMRPVGHQLNEVVLDNDLPAVTYTGTWSNSSSTRYYDEDYGATADTVPYRYASTAVGAETAVATYTPNIPEEGFYPVYTWVLAGTDRTSQLYKINHTGGQTQIRVDHSKVGSGWVYLGTYHFDAGSSASMGSVQISNEGAAGKVVIADAIRFGNGMGDLREGAGGFGTGTVSGYPREDESSYFWLYRSMGMGITPSSVLGTGNVSAPSNMAQYMNQNSNPFGTSVYISFHSNGTTGDPATATARGAMGLYDSSAATPHQTDLALFTGRQINQDLQALNGVFENNWSNRTTHSSSGDFGEIDLGLSAEMDATIIEVGFHDNTLDSQMLRDQKVRDQIGRSTYEAVLEYFDAWGGLNAPTTVASAPKIASAVSNSAGEVTLTWSAGPSGGVYGAAATGYRIYASVDGYGFDGGTLVSGAGTTTATLAGYDPTIPYFFKIVAVNAGGESKASEVLNVLPSGGPKQILVVSGFDRFDRTQNARYPYYSPAGNLVDRVWARYNNSFDYTVQVAEAIQASTSGVHVASASNEAIISGAVNLADYDAVIWILGNESTTNRTFDATEQTKVEAFIAGGGHLFVTGSEIGWDLDQANNGRSFFEGTLKSNYVADDANTYNVVAPVGGIFAGLTFSFDNGAQYYNVSYPDVIAPQAGAISALTYSGGTGGSAGVQVAGTGGRGNIVVFGFPFETITTTANRAAVMDRVLDFFGVGAVVPPTPTGDFNGDGIVDGADFLAWQRGFGAAAPTLAEGDADQNGVVDGADLETWKTQYGNVAAPPAESFAMSGAQAALMAETDVEEQAAAASAIPTSLGWLSQRPSTVEVAVAEVPLALMKSHHAKEVPALQQVGEAKESVTPRRARGFEPARSAGATGANAVDLAFEDRSLDGDWSLFR